The genomic DNA GAGGTGAGACTTCCCGGGTTCCCCGTTTATCTCGTTCCGACGTCGAGGCGACCCGTGTCCTACTCGCAGCTATTGGCGCAAATCCCCATGTTCGAGCCGCTCTCGGGGGAGGAGCTGGACCACTTGTCGGGGTTGTTGCAGCAGCGGCGCTACGCCAAGGGGGAGGTCATCTTCCACAAGGGGGATGTGGGCACGGCCCTGTTCATCGTTCGCCGGGGCGAGGTGGTCATCCGGCTGAGCTCCTCGGAGGGCCGCGAGGTGATTCTGTCCATCCTGTCCCGGGGTGATTCGTTCGGAGAGCTGGCGCTGCTGGACGGCGAGCCGCGCTCGACGGACGCGGTGGCCCGGGAGGAGACCCACCTCTTGAGCCTGCACCAGGAGGACTTCCGGCGCTTCCTGGGCGAGCGTCCCCAGGTGGCCATGCGGCTGCTGGCGGTGCTCAGCCGCATGGTGCGGCGCGTCACGCAGCACGTGCACGACGCGGCCTTCCTGGAGGGGCGCGCCCGGCTGGTGCGGGTGTTGCTGGAACTCGCGCGGACCCAGGGGCAGCAGGGCGCCGAGGGCATCCTCCTGCCCAAGCGGACCCAGGCGGACCTGGCCAACCAGTGTGGAGTGACGCGCGAGAGCGCCAACAAGTGGCTGCGCCACTACGTGCAGGAAGGCCTGTTGTCCTACGAGAACGGGCAGATCACCCTGCTGGACGTGGAGCGTCTGCGCCGGGACGTGGATTGAGCCGAGGTCCACCGCGCCCCCCCGCGCGGTCGTACCCTGGGATCCGGGCAACGCCATGCCCCCGTCCACGAGTGAAGCGATGTTCCCCCCCGGGAACGAGTTGTTGTCGGCGACCTTCTCTTCGCTGCTGAGTGGCCCGCGGCGACCCCACCCACACATCACTCCGCTCGCACCTGGGGCGCGGCGTTCGGTCCCGTTCGTGTTCATAGCGCCAGCGGAGCGCGGGGGCTGTGAAGCCGCTCACAGGGCGGGTGTGAAGTGCTTCACAGACACGAGGGGCGGTTTCATGCTGGAGGCTCTCGCCGAGCCCCCACGGTGCCCGATTTCGTGCCGGGGCGAAAAAATACAAACGGGTCAGAAGGTGGAGCCGAGGTTCACGGTGCCCGTGTAGATGCCGCCCGTGCTGGACGTCGCGCTGGTGGAGGGCAGGTCCGTGGCGAGCTGCTGGTCCACGAGGACGTTGTAGTTGATGCGCGCATCCGCGGTGAAGTGACCGAGGTGCACCCGGAGCCCGCCGCCCAGCGGCACGTTGCCCACGGTGTCGTCCTGGAAGCCCGCCGCGGTGGCGCGGACGTTGTAGCGGCTGATGCCGAGGCCGGCGAGCAGGTAGGGCTGCACGGGCGAGGCGGTGAGGCCCAGGGTGGCCACGGCCTGGCCGCCATTGCGCATCACGTCCGGGCCCCGGGTGGCCTCGGAGACCGCCACGTTGCTCCGGTCGAAGTTGTTCGACGCACCCGCGTAGCCCAACTCCAGACCGACCACCTTGGTGGGACGGAGGATGACGGTCGCCCCGTAGGCGGCTCCGGGTTGGATGTCCGCTCCCAGCCCTCGCGTGTACCCTTCGACACCGCCGCCCACGAGCACGGAGACTCCGCGCATGTCCGCGCTGGACTCGCGGCCCGCCGCCGCCAGGGCGCTGCTCGCGCAGAGGGTGATTACCGCCGCGCCCGCCGCCATGACACCTGTCATCCTCTTGTTCATGCCTTCCTCCGGTTGGGGTTCTCCGGAGGCAAAGCTGGAGAGGACATGAGTCCAATGCCACCCAGCGGGCAGGGGGACGGGCCCCGGGTCGTTCCTGTCTCCCCGGGCCGGGGCTCCCTCCCCTCGCGGGGAGGGGCCCTTGGGGCGTGGGGCTAGAGCTTCACCTCGTCACGGTCCGGCCGGGTGATGTAGGCCGGGCCCGCGTCCGTCAGCTTCGCCATCAGCCGATCCATGCCGTTGGAGCGCGAGAAGGCCATCTCGTTCTTCGTCACACCCACCAGGGTGATCAGCTGCACCTTGCCCGAGGGCAGGTCGAAGTGCGCCGGGCGCGAGGGGTCCGTCACGAAGACGAAGCCGCTGAGCTTCGTGTCTCCGCCCGTCAACGTGCCCTCCACCGGGTAGCGGTGCCCCACCGCGAAGAGCCGCGCGCACACGAGGTTGTAGGCCATCATGTCCAGCAGCCGCAGCACCGGCCAGCGCTCCTCCGTGGGCGTATGGATGACCATCTCGTAGCCGAGGCCACTCGATGCTCCCTCGGGGAGGTCGTCTCCCGGCGCCAGGGTGAAGGGGTTGGACAACCCGCTCGTCACATAGGTCCAGTACGGGTACTCGGGCGACGGCGGCGCGACGCGCACGCCCATGGGCAGCCAGTTCGGATCCGCCTCCTTCGGCAGGCTCGGATCGTCATTGTCCAGCCAGGCCTCCAGCGCTCCCGACCCCTCTAGCGCGATGACGTCCTCGTGGATGGCCCCGAACAGCTTGGGGTATTCCACCTCGTCCCGATCCGCCCAGCAGTCCTCATACCACTGCACGAAGTCTTCATCCGTCTCAGGCGCTTTCATAGCGGGGGGACTCTAGCGGGTTGTTTCCACCCGATTCACTTTTCCGACAGGCTCCCGTGACCCATCCCTCGTCCGGTGGCCCCGGGTCCAAGCGGGTGGACGGGCCAGGGCTAGCGGCCCGGCGGCGGCCAGGGCTTGAGGCCCGCGAGCTGCTCGGCCTGCTCGACCGCGGGGCTCAGATGCGCGTGCTCGCGGTGGAGGAAGTCGCGCACCGCCCGATCCAAGGTGCGATGGAAGATCAGGTGCGCGCTGTGCACCGCCGTGGGCTCGAAGCCCCGGGAAATCTTGTGCTCGCCCCCCGCGCCGGGCTCGAACACCTGGCGTCCCGCCTGGATGGACTCCTCCACCGAGTGGTACAGGCAGACGTGGAAGTGCAGGAAGGGGTGCTCCTCGAAGCAGCCCCAATAGCGGCCATAGAGGCGCTCGGCGGTGACGAGGTTGAAGGCCCCGGCGATGACCTCGCCCCCGCGCTCGGCCTGCACCAGCTCCACCTGCTCGGGCATCGCCTGGAACGCGCGCACGAAGAAGTCCTCGGTGAGCTGCACCTGGCCCCAGGGACCCCGGCTCGCGCACGTGGCCTCGTAGAAACGGTAGGCGCGCCGCGCGTGCTCCAGTCCCAGCTCGGCCCCCCGCACCGTGCGCACGGTGATGCCCTGCGTGGCGGCCGCTCCCCGCTCGCGCTTGAGCTGCGAGCGGCGCTTGGAGTCGAAGCGCGACAGGTAGTCGTCGTAGCTGCGGTAGCCCGGGTTCTTCCAGTGGAATTGCAGGGTGATGCGCCGCGCGAGCCCCTGTTCCTCCAGCAGCGCCGCCTCTTCCTCCAGCGGGTAGAGGAAGTGCACCGAGGAGCAGCCGCTCTCCTTCGCGCTCTCCACCGCCGCTTGAATCAAGGCGAGGCGCAGCGTGGGCACGTCCTCGCCCGGGGCGATGAGGAAGCGCGCGCTGGTCGCGGGCGATAGCGGCGCGCCCACGACGAGCTTGGGGTAGTACTCGATGCCCAGCCGCTCGGCGGCGCCCGCCCACGCGAAGTCATAGATGTACTCGCCCATGCTGTGGTGCTTGCGGTAGGCGGGTGACGCGGCCACGAGCTTCTTTCCCCGCCAGAGCGTCAGGTGCTGGGGCTCCCAGCCCGTCTCCTTCGTCGCGCTGCCACTCTCCTCCATGGCCGCGAGCCACGCGTGGCGCACGAAGGGCGGGGCCGCGGGTCCGGTGAGGGCATCCCAGTCGGTGGCGGAGACATCGGTGATGGACTCGAGCAGGCGGAGGCGGAGGTTGGCGGCCACGGGCTC from Melittangium boletus DSM 14713 includes the following:
- a CDS encoding Crp/Fnr family transcriptional regulator; translated protein: MSYSQLLAQIPMFEPLSGEELDHLSGLLQQRRYAKGEVIFHKGDVGTALFIVRRGEVVIRLSSSEGREVILSILSRGDSFGELALLDGEPRSTDAVAREETHLLSLHQEDFRRFLGERPQVAMRLLAVLSRMVRRVTQHVHDAAFLEGRARLVRVLLELARTQGQQGAEGILLPKRTQADLANQCGVTRESANKWLRHYVQEGLLSYENGQITLLDVERLRRDVD
- a CDS encoding suppressor of fused domain protein; this encodes MKAPETDEDFVQWYEDCWADRDEVEYPKLFGAIHEDVIALEGSGALEAWLDNDDPSLPKEADPNWLPMGVRVAPPSPEYPYWTYVTSGLSNPFTLAPGDDLPEGASSGLGYEMVIHTPTEERWPVLRLLDMMAYNLVCARLFAVGHRYPVEGTLTGGDTKLSGFVFVTDPSRPAHFDLPSGKVQLITLVGVTKNEMAFSRSNGMDRLMAKLTDAGPAYITRPDRDEVKL
- a CDS encoding GNAT family N-acetyltransferase; the encoded protein is MEPVAANLRLRLLESITDVSATDWDALTGPAAPPFVRHAWLAAMEESGSATKETGWEPQHLTLWRGKKLVAASPAYRKHHSMGEYIYDFAWAGAAERLGIEYYPKLVVGAPLSPATSARFLIAPGEDVPTLRLALIQAAVESAKESGCSSVHFLYPLEEEAALLEEQGLARRITLQFHWKNPGYRSYDDYLSRFDSKRRSQLKRERGAAATQGITVRTVRGAELGLEHARRAYRFYEATCASRGPWGQVQLTEDFFVRAFQAMPEQVELVQAERGGEVIAGAFNLVTAERLYGRYWGCFEEHPFLHFHVCLYHSVEESIQAGRQVFEPGAGGEHKISRGFEPTAVHSAHLIFHRTLDRAVRDFLHREHAHLSPAVEQAEQLAGLKPWPPPGR